tataaccataataatataaatataaataatattgagaaGCCAGCTGAATGAGAAATTTGCCTGTACAGTGTGCCATTTCCTACATGTAAAATGATGTTAGGAAATTGCAGCGAGGCATATTACTGAGCAATATGGAAGTGAGTACTAGAGAAAGAGCTAAAATTTGCAATTGGTTTCCTCTGGGGAATGCaatggggatggggaagggaagcTGGGGAGTCCGAGTTTTCATTATATCTTGTTTTACtttgattaaaaatgaattacttagggcagcctgggtggcttagcggtttagtgccgcctttagcccaggatgtaatcctggagacccaggattgagtcccacgtcagcctccttgcagggagcctgcttctccctctgcctgtgtctctgcctctctctgtcttccatgaataaataaataaaatcttaaaaaaaaaaaagaatttcttaataCTGTTAGGATAACTCTGAAAATAAAAGTAGGCATAATGAGATAATTGGAGTTGGTGAGTTAATGATGAATTTGTAGATGAATGTGCTTCTCTGAGTTGttcccatttgtaaaattagAGGTGATGATGTCTaacatgttttacatttaaaaaaataatcaccaaGCAGAAGTGACAGCATTGTGCTAGTAGGAGACAGATGTATCCAGGAAGACCCAAGACAAACTGGAAAGACAAAATAAGTAAGGATGTACTGTAGCCGAATAAGTAATTGGTAAGGTTGTATGGATATCTTTTGAATTCTGTGTCTTAAAAAAGAGATCACATCCATTACCTCTTAAATGTTGACAAAAATGTCCGTATGTTTGCTTGCAAAGGAAAACCTCAATATgtttagaaaggaaagaatactAGATACTAATTTTTTTGGCTACAGCACATGTAGAAATTCatgacataaagaaataaagaaaaaaaaaaaaagaagtaaagaccCTCCAAGCCAAAACAACACAACCGCAAACAGACTGGATATGAAAAAACTTTCTCAAAAACAactcatgggtcaaagaagaaatcaaaaccacagattGAAactatcatttgaaaataatgatagAAACATTACTGTGGTAGAAATTATTGGCTGCCTTCCCAACATCAACAGGACATTGATTTTGTTGAGAGTGTCAATGACCAGCTAAACATCCCTGTTTCTCAATCTGCCCTTGGAGATAGGGGTGTGCATATGATTAACTTCTCACCAATAAGATAGATCTAAAATAATACTGGTGGGTGGGACTTCCAGGAAGGCTCCTTAAAAAGGTTGACTCAGCTGGCCTAATAAACCTTTGGGGTAGGTGATGCCGAGTTAGCCATCTTGTAATCCTAAAGTGTCTGATACATGCCAAAGGTAGATGAGTAGAAAGGTAAAAGAGGTGTTCCTCAGAAATACCTTGGCATCCATTGGACTTCCTGCCTCTGGCAAAAAAAATCCTAACTCTTAAGTTGCTCTTTTGGGTCTCTTTGTGAGTAGGAACCAACACAGTTCCTAACTTTGAAAATGtggatcagggcagccccggtggtgcagcggtttagcaccgcctgcagcctggggtgtgatcctggagacctgggatcgagtcccacgtcgggtttcctgcatggagcctgcttctccctctgcctgtgtctctgcctctctctctctctctctctcactctctgtgtctctatgaataaataaacaaaatcttaaaaaaaaaaaaaaagaaaatgtggatcAGATAGATGATTTTCTTGGAAAATGTGCTACCAGACTGACtccagaatagaagaaaaactgaaaaaggcCCCTAGCAGTGAAAGAAACGAGAGAGCTGTTATCTGTGACCAGTTGTTGGAGTTCTTCAGGTGGGGTGGAAGTGAATTTCTGGTGGGAGGCCTCAGAGTGTGGGCTGGGCAGGGCATCCTGCCTGGTCATCTATGTGCGGTCTCTTGACAATGGTGGCCACACCCCAGAAAGGTGATGGCACCGATTCTTGGCATTAGGACATATCCCAAAATAAAGGGCCCTGAgtctttagtttatttttttataacaagTTTCAGATCAATGTGCTACTGGAGcctttttgttaagaaaaaataatgagaaattagTTTTAATCATTTACTCTCATTGTCAGCCTcatgaacaaagtaaaaaaaatgtcCTGAACATTATATCCAAATAAATAGATTTCAAAGCAAGATCGTgcataaaaaaagtaaaaagtgttACTCCAACAGAAAGATCAGTAGtacaggagaaaggaaaaaatggtgAACATCAGAAATGCCTCTAGTCTTAATCGTTTCATGGAAAAGTACCGTGTTCTCAAGTGCTAGTAACTGGAACATCCTATTGGTTAAAGATAAATAGCATAAGGTGTGAGGAAACcaactaaggaaaaaaacaaagcaaccaGAACAGCCTGTCAGCTAGAAACAGAATAAGGAGGTCATGCCAAAGGTGTCAGGTTATTATGCCCGTCTTCCACCCAAAGGCCAGGGTTCAAGCGCAGTGTTGACAACGCCATGGTCACTGAGGGCATCCAGAAAGGCCTGTTTGGATGAGCATTTGGTTCTGAAGTGGCCTTGCTGGTTAAAGTGTTCTGTTTCCTGTGAACTTTCCCCTCATAATCTTCATTTAAACAGATGTAATTCTAACCTAATGTCCTCTTTTCCCCCATCTTGCCCAGTAGCGGAAACGGTGAACCATGGAGCTGTATTTCGGCGAATACCAACACGTACAGCAAGAATATGGCGTCCATCTGAGACTCGCAAGCGATGATAGCAAAAAGCCAAGGAATTCCCAACACTCTAAGGCAGGCTCCTATGGTGTCAGTATTCGGGTGCAGGGAATCGATGGTCACCCCTACATAGTCCTGAATAACACAGAGCGGTGTCTGGCAGGCACATCTTTTCCTGAAAATGGGCCACCATTTCCATCTCCAGTGAGAAGTAACCTGCCTCTGCATTCCAGCAACGGGTCCGTGCTGGAGGAGAGCAGCGCAGAGGAATTGCAGCTCCCAGAAAATCCGtatgcccagcccagcccagtaAGAAACCTGAAACAGTCCTCTCTCTTCGAAGGCAAGAACGGGGTTCTAGAACGCAAAGAGGGGCCAATGAAGCCATCCCACGTGTTGAACTTTCAGAGGCATCCAGAGCTTTTGCAGCCCTATGACCCTGAAAAGAATGAATCGAACTTGCAAAACCACCAGCCTCCTGAGCATAATTGGCTAAACACATTGACAGAAGAAGGTACCAACAATAAGAAGGCATGGACCTGCTTCCCCAAGCCTGGTAGTTCCCAGCCTACCAGCCCTCCTTTGGAAGATGCGGGCAAATCCGGCGTGACGGCCATCCGTTTGTGCAGCTCTGTGGTCATCGATGACCCCAAGAAGCAGACCTCAGTGTGCGTAAATGTTGAGAGCTGCACCGGGGAGGCGCTGGTAGGGGAGGCCCCTTCCCCTAGTGGGAGGTCCCCCACTGCCCACAGCCCGCACACCCATCCTGAAGCCAAGAAAGCCAGGCCGGACGTGCTTCCCTTCCGGCGACAAGATTCAGCGGGACCTGTCCTGGACGGAGCTCGGTCCCGGAGGTCCTCTTCCTCGTCGGCAACCCCCACGTCGGCCAACTCTTTGTACAGATTTCTGCTTGATGATCAGGAATGTGCCATCCACGCTGACAATGTGAATCGCCACGAAAACAGACGGTATATCCCCTTCCTGCCAGGAACTGGGCGGGATATTGACACGGGATCAATTCCTGGTGTGGATCAACTGATTGAAAAGTTTGACCAAAAACCCGGGCTTCAGAGGAGAGGAAGGCCTGGGAAGCGGAACAGAATCAATCCAGAAGACAGGAAGAGGTCCAGAAGCGTGGATAGTGCCTTTCCTTTCGGGCTGCAGGGGAACTCGGAGTACCTCAGCGAATTTAGCCGGAACCTGGGCAAGTCCAGCGAACACCTCCTCCGCCCGTCGCAGGTGTGCCCGCAGCGGTCACCTGCCCAGGAGCACCGCGGGAGACAGAGCGTGGGCCGCGCCTTCGCCAAGCTGCAGGGGGCCCACCTCCGGCCTGCCCAGCAGAGCAAAGATGGGAAAGCTCCAGCAAACAGAGGGGGTCGGGAGAGTACAAACACGCGTGTGTCCTCCCCCCCAGCCCAGAATAAAAAGGAGGACGAAATCAAGACAGCCACGGCGACGCTGATGTTACAGAATCGGGCCCTAGCGACTTCGCCTGACTCTGGTGCCAAGAAGATTTCTGTGAAGACATTTACTTCCGCCTCCAACACTCAGGTAATGCTAGTGGGTCTGGTCCgtctgtttttcctccttttttaatttcttctgctGCCCCATGCTGCAGGAGTCTACAGGGCTGCGGACCCTCCGTCTTGAATCACTAATTGCACAGCCAATTAGTTTTAGTTTTCCCCTACAGAGTTTTCAGGCTACTGCCAATTGTATGGTTTCCCAAGTTAATTCAGCTACAGCTGGAATCCCATTGTGGGCTTGTCTGTAAAGTGACTTGTCAACACTATATGCTTGATTTTTGTGTTGGCGTGTGTGTGAAATGTGAAAGTGTGCAGAATTCGCTTCCTCACAGAGGTTCAGTGCTTAGGTTTGTGTAGATACATTGACTTCTCTCATGAAATTGAGTGACTGGGTTAATATCTGGTCTGAGAAATTAGGTTAATTTTAATTTAGGTGAATCCTAAAGTGATggaatttatttaagtaataaatatttttcctaattgCCAGGTATATGTGATGTTTAGTATGTTTAGTGTTTTGGTggtaccaataaaaaataatgatagtgGTAAAAATGATAATATGGTTGGTAAGTGTCAGGCACTATTTGTTATAGATTCTAGGATTGCACCAACCCTATGAAGGTAGATACTATTAATCTCtatttacaggtgagaaaattgaggtgaggaaaagttaagtaacttgcccaaggtcacaaagctgctGAGTGGTGGGGCCAGTTGTAATGAGGATCCTTACCTGAGGAATTGTTTTCAGAAAGTAGGAACGTGTTTGGAAGCTTCTGCTTCAGGGTTTTGCCTTCTTCCTGGAAACTTTATCCTGTGGTCTAATACCAGGCTTTATTTTATGTTCCAGGCCACACCAGATCTGTTGAAAGGCCAACAAGAGCTCACTCAACAAACCAATGAGGAGACGGCCAAGCAGATACTTTACAATTACCTCAAAGAAGGGTTAGTGATTTTCCTTAAAGGAGCAAAGTCTTATCCTTTCTGATGTGgtcttaatttcctttactgGGATCTTGTGTTTtgctcttcctgcctgcctgTGTGAACTATTAGAGGCTTAGAGGCTGAGGAGTCAATGTCTGGGGTTTTCATAAGAGTATTTGaatcttggggggggggtggtagaTGTGAAGAGCAGGGggataatgaaaaatatatatatataaaacttaatttattttaagtaatctacatccaatgtgggacttgaactcatgaccccacgATCAAGAGttgccagccaggcgcccttatttttcaaatgactcTTTATTGTTTGAAAAGTTCAAAGATGGGAAGAATGTCTACTCTTCAGTTTTGACTGAGTCTGCCACCTTGAGTTCTTCATGCATACAGTAGTAATCAATTGTCTCTTATTAGCAGTTataaataaaaccaccttttccCCTCCCCAGAGTTGACATTGGCCAGGAGCCAATGCTTCCATGATATTTAAAGCATGTATGAGTCATTTAAAAGCACTGCCTTTCACATACTTATCTTGGAGGTTGAGTTTGAGTAATCTGGTTTTCAGTCCTTGCCTTAGATACTATAGGTCAGGAATTTGCAGTTTCTGTTTCCATTGTCTCATCTGAtaggattaaaaaggaaaaaaagttttataaccTGACGTGACTGCAAGTCTCTTGGCAAGTACTCATTGGTATGAAAACACTTCATATTTTTGCATCGTATCTTAAAATTACAGGGCTGACAAAATAGTTCAGAATACAAGAGGGGGCTCTTTTTGGCATGAGGGTGGGGAGTAACTGAAGAGATTTTTCTAGGTAAGAACTAGTTGTTGGTGTCTCTCTGTGAAGGGTTTTACCATGTTAAGATTCAGGGAGAAgaacttctgatttttaaaattctatctctaaattcttttataattttttgcttATGATTTATTGAGAGACTAGTGAGCCAGACTTTATTTAACGAGAGGTGATCATTTGAGGAAacgtatttaaaatatttttcctaattgTCAGGTATATGTGATAAAAGGTGTTGTTGAAGTTAATAAAACTCTATCTAGAGGTGTTTgtgtggcttagtcggttaagcatctcgctttggctcaggtcatgatcttggggtcctgggatcgagccccacatcaggctccctacttagtggggagtttgcttctctctctccttctgttctctctctctctctttctctctctcagttgcttgtgagtaaataaatgaaatcttttaaaaaacaagcaaaaaaactcTTATCTGATCATTACCTGTGAAAGTGTAGATAGAGCTAATCTCAGCTTTGGcgatcaattttttaaaacacaggctAAAAATGAGTTAAAGTCACTGTAGATCATTCTTAGTATGAGATTTACAAGTAAAGTGTGTGGCTATGggttgtgtgtgagagagacacacagaagaaaTTCCGTGCTGGAATAAGGAATTTGAGTCAACAAATTACTgaattttcactgtattttttttctccaggctTAGAATGTGGGTACATCTCTTTCACATGTTTGGAAATGGGAACCCTAGTCCCAACTTGAGTGTTAACATGTAAcaatttatttgaagagaaatACACCATCCTGTTCTTCTCATTCTGGTTTTGTCTGCAACCTTAATTAATTCATACCTCTtgtagtttattttcttattttgtgtgtCCTGGCACCTCAAGTATCCTGAGACTCATGGTTGTACCCCTCACTGTTTTTTTCTGCTGCTGCCTCTTTTCCAGAAGCACCGATAATGATGATGCGACTAAACGGAAAGTCAACCTGGTCTTTGAGAAAATCCAGACTTTAAAGTCTCGAGCAGCAGGGAGCACACAAGGAAATAATCAAGTAAATTGGAGTTCTGTATTCTGCAGAGGGTGTTTAACTCAGAATGTGGTGAACAAATTGCAAGTTGTTTCTTCAGCCTGTACATTTGGTAATTGCAGTAAGTGGGAAGTTACCTGAGTAGTGAGCAGGACCTAAGACGGAAGATCATGTTGTAAATATTATGCACCCGCCTTTTTTTCAGAAAGGTTTTaagagatttcattttaaaagtatgtaacATATAACAAGATGGAACAAAAAAGGTGGTGACatttagagaaaataagaatagGAAGAACAAATTGAAAATCATGGCAACTCTAACATGTCCAAAGTATCGAAGGAAAGTGAGTGTGAACTGGACCCAAGCTCTAGAACTTCAGAAAATAAGAAGAGGATAAgaacaagagaataaaaaaaaataaaaataaaaaaattaaattaaattaaaaaaagaacaagagaataaGGAATAGAGGccagtgaggccaaccagcaTGAGTGAATGCGAAAAGCAGTGGAGTGGggccaaaatctttttttaaaaaacttgcctgttttatttattataccggcttccagttgggacttggagattttttttatgtGGTTAAAGGAGTCATCTTGTATTTGATGAacatctgctatgtgccagacccACCTTGTGCCCTGAAAGGAAGCAACATTTAAGAGGGATGACTAGAAGCTTATTCTTCAGTCCTGCACCATCTTTCTGGGACACACTTCTTTCTGGTGTGGGACACACTTCTTTCTGGTGTGTCTTCTCTTTCCCTACTGGGGAATTCTGCAGGGAAAGGAAAGAGTGCACCAGAGACAGTTCACAGGAAGTTTGtctatagcttcttttttttatttaaagaattttttttttttaaagaattacggAAGTTTCCATTGTAGGCTGAAGAGGATGGGCCATCATCAATGGGCTTTGAACAGGAATGACTAGTGTCGTATTTGTAGAAATTCATTCCTTTGTAGTTTTTGGAGAGAAGTAGGATGAGAGGAAGGGAACCAGTTAATCTGCTGCCGAGTGAAGCCAGGGATGATGAGAAGGTGAACCATAATGTTCAGACTTCTGGCTGGGAGCACGGCACCATGACTGCTTCATTGCCTGTTATTTTCTGAATCTGATTATCTGTGAGTACAGGCTTTggagttttatcttttttggtgTCAGTTGAATGATTTCCTGTGAGAGAAGGAAGGACCATATTGGAAAAAGCAGGATAAGCAGAGTTTTCGTTTGGGTGAGAACAATGTACGATTTGCCTCATTGGGTTGGATTTAGATTTCCGTAACAGACTGTTCTCATTTTGCCTAAGAAAATAGGAAGTCCTGTGTTTTTGTTGATGGTTGGGTTCAGTTAACTTCACAGGAGTAGGTGAGGAAGTAGCTCATTCCAAGTCCACACATAACTCACACCTGGATTCAGGCACGTGAGAGCCAAGACACGGCTTTTCCTAGCTTTGATTCCTGCTTTTTATCCCTTTTCCTCCATTCTGTGGTGTTCTAACCACTTTCTTGTAGGATTTTAGCCAAATCCTTTGGAGCGCATCTTCCTGTTATTATAgccatggaaaaaaaatgagatccttAATATTCATACTCAGAGTCTGTTTTCTAATAGACTCTCCAATCAGACCCCTCTTTGTTATATCTGCCTTCATTATGGAAATGtagcatctaaaagaataaagcaaattcAGCCACGATACATTTATTTACTACTTGTATACAGGCATATGCAGAGAGCGAGAAAATCTCAGGTTCTGGAATAATAATTTCCAATATAGTGGAAGTTCTGTAACAGATTGTATGAGGAATCTGGCAAACACAGAAACCTGGGCTTTGGATATAACCTTAGGCAGTGAAGGAATCTTcaacaaatactaatttttatctttttacattGCTTTGTTGGGGTGTGACTTATATACACTAAATTGCACAAATCTTAACTGTAGAGTTCATTGAATTTTTAGTATAGGTGCGTGTCCATGCACACACCACCCAGATAAGATGCATAGCACTCTGATCACCCCCAGAAGGTTTCCCTGCACCCCTTTCTCTAGAGGGGTTTACATTTGAATGGAGTCTTAAGATTTTGATGTTACTGTTCAGATTACAttttggaagagaaaacaaagcatcTCAAACATTTACATTAGGGTATCTCTGCAATTAATTACAGGCTTCTAATTCTTCATCTGAAGTCAGAGATCTGCTGGAACAGAAAAACAAGCTGACCACAGAAGTGGCTGAACTTCAGAGACAGCTTCAACTAGAAGTCAAGGTATctgatatttcctttatgttattttttagatttttgttttgcaaagaatattttaagcaaatcTGGATGCCCAAGTGAAGCAAAAGCCAGTTTATTTTCCTGCTAAAAGAATTGTTCCTCTTACCACTGAGTAAATTCCTGTATATTTGGCTCCTGCTGTCCAAagaacttaaaagaaatttttttaaagtagctaaaATCTATGACtaccatttgcttttatttttttttactttattttattttaagatgttttatttgtttatttatgagagatgcgggactcgatcccagcaccctgggatcatgacctgagccaaaggcagatgctcatccactgagccacccagatgcccgacACTATTTGCTTTGACAGAGTAAAACACTGTTGGAGTCAGGCAGTCCAGTAGGAAActaaatacatatgaaatatcTGAACTGAGTAATGGAAATAGCAGACTGAAGTTTagctgtctttatttcttttgggagTATTACAACTCATTCAATATTTGATACTCTTTCTAGCTGCAAACCCCCAGCCTAATGATGTGAGTTCATTAAATTGTGtgataggggcagcccaggtggctcagtggtttagcgcgccttcagcccagggcctgatcctggagacccgggatcgagtcccgcgtcgggctccctgcgtggaacctgcttctccctctgcctgtgtctctgcctctctccctctctctgtctctcatgaataaataaattaaatctttaaaaaataaataaataaataaattgtgtgcTAAGTAAGCGCAAAGGCGTGGAGGCCGTCAAGAGTTTCAAGGGAGTCTTCTGTGGCATTACATTAACGTTCAGGGGAGGTGCTTTAAAATCACATGTGTTCATGTTAGAATCAGCAGAAcatcaaagaagagagagagagaatgaaagcaaATTTGGAGGAGCTCCAGGGCCAGCATGATAGTAAAGTGGAAGAGAACTCCATGCTACAGCAGCGCCTGGAAGAGAGTGAAGGGGAGCTCCGCAAGAACCTGGAGGAGTGAGTTCTGGCCCAAGAGCCTGTGCCCTTCCTGGGTTCTTGTATCCGAGGTAGCAAGAACCTTTTTGTCCGTTTACTACGACCCAGCTTTCCAAATACTACTATAGGGGCCTCTgacccttccttctctccctcttatCCTTGTAAAATTGTGAAGCTGGTGACACATGGAGACTGGTAAGCACTCTCCATGGACTGTACCCAGCCTCCAAAAGGCATGTCCTATGACTTCTGAAATCTCCCAGTTTGTGGATTTTATCCTGAATGATGCCGACCCGATACTTATGTTGAGTTTGCAGAGAGGGAAAGTCAAAACCACGATGGCCCTGTCATTGTGTCATAGTAAAATCTGTGACAAAAGGATCTGAAACCAAAGTCTGAAAATGTACAGTGCTATTAAGCTCTTTGGCCGTGGTGGACTCCTTAAGTGAAGGTTTAACCAGGACTGAAATTGAGaaggaaattcaagaaaaataaggcattgtataataaaataatttgattgcCTTTGCAATTTTGACAATGtggtgtttgctttttaaaacatttttagaggttaattttggaaaaatttgtgaaaaaaaaacaaaatttaaggtGTACTAAATAGATTTTACAAAATCAAAAGGTAAAATAGTTGTAAATTTAGATTTAGAACAGTggctggcaaactttttctgtctGATATTAAATACTTTATGGTTTATGGGCCATCTGGTCTCTCTGTTGGACCCATTCAATTCTGCCATTGTATTGTGCAGATGACCATGGgtaacacataaataaatgagcatggctatattctgataaaactttatttacaatatTTGACTGTGGGCCAAATTGGCCAGTAGACCATAATTTGCTGATTCTCCTGAGGCTGATGACAGAGTAGGGGGGTAGGGAAAAGGGTGGCTTTGGTGAAAGCATTATCAAAGAGGTTGTGGGTTTTTGGGTCaatttcttatctttcttattGTCTAAATTATAATACTCTGTGCTTTCCTTTTGGGGAAGAAACTGCCACCTTATATAACTTTATAACCTTCCCCATTACATTGGTTTGAGTTCTCAATGGCCTTCTTATTGGGCAAATTAGACTCAAGACATAAGTTCTTACCAGTGCCTTTTCTGGTTTGTGATTCCTTGTTCAGTATAGAACAGAGAATCAGAGGCTCCTTGGGGCTTTAGATAACTCTGCTTGACCACCTAAAGGTTTGAAATTAGTTTGGATGAGAAAAAGGAGGGCCTAGGACATATTCTCTGATGGGTTTCCTCCCGTGCCAGATTGTTCCAGGTGAAGATGGAACGGGAACAGCACCAGACTGAGATCAGggatctccaggaccagctcTCAGAAATGCATGATGAATTGGACAGTGCTAAACGATCTGAGGACAGGGAAAAGGGAGCCCTGATTGAGGTAAGGGGGGCTGTGGGATCCGGTGATGAGAGGCCCCATCTGCCTGGAGAGGATGGgatgggtggaggtgggggggagacTGGATATGATGAACCATATTCTGTTATGTGCATTTGCTCCACTGTGCCTATGGCTAGATTCCATAAAAATATCATgtaatactttttaaactttgtCTTAGGAAAAATTTCAACCATACAGGAAGGTAGAAAGAGTAATTTGTTAACCCCATAGAGCCCCAA
This region of Canis lupus baileyi chromosome 32, mCanLup2.hap1, whole genome shotgun sequence genomic DNA includes:
- the CGNL1 gene encoding cingulin-like protein 1 isoform X1 produces the protein MELYFGEYQHVQQEYGVHLRLASDDSKKPRNSQHSKAGSYGVSIRVQGIDGHPYIVLNNTERCLAGTSFPENGPPFPSPVRSNLPLHSSNGSVLEESSAEELQLPENPYAQPSPVRNLKQSSLFEGKNGVLERKEGPMKPSHVLNFQRHPELLQPYDPEKNESNLQNHQPPEHNWLNTLTEEGTNNKKAWTCFPKPGSSQPTSPPLEDAGKSGVTAIRLCSSVVIDDPKKQTSVCVNVESCTGEALVGEAPSPSGRSPTAHSPHTHPEAKKARPDVLPFRRQDSAGPVLDGARSRRSSSSSATPTSANSLYRFLLDDQECAIHADNVNRHENRRYIPFLPGTGRDIDTGSIPGVDQLIEKFDQKPGLQRRGRPGKRNRINPEDRKRSRSVDSAFPFGLQGNSEYLSEFSRNLGKSSEHLLRPSQVCPQRSPAQEHRGRQSVGRAFAKLQGAHLRPAQQSKDGKAPANRGGRESTNTRVSSPPAQNKKEDEIKTATATLMLQNRALATSPDSGAKKISVKTFTSASNTQATPDLLKGQQELTQQTNEETAKQILYNYLKEGSTDNDDATKRKVNLVFEKIQTLKSRAAGSTQGNNQASNSSSEVRDLLEQKNKLTTEVAELQRQLQLEVKNQQNIKEERERMKANLEELQGQHDSKVEENSMLQQRLEESEGELRKNLEELFQVKMEREQHQTEIRDLQDQLSEMHDELDSAKRSEDREKGALIEELLQAKQDLQDLLIAKEEQEDLLRKRERELTALKGALKEEVSSHDLEMDKLKEQYDAELQALRESVEEATKNVEVLASRSNTSEQSQLGAEMHVKALQEENEKLRESIEELEQSVARLQRQIADMKDDEVKAKERLTKCERENRQLEEALVNARKEEREATSVRRTLEGELEDVQRNLSRATQEQKQLSEKLKDETEQKEQLRRLKNEMENERWHLDKTIEKLQKEMADIVEVSRVSTLELQNQLDEYKEKNRRELAEMQRQLKEKTLEAEKSRLTAMKLQDEMRLMEEELRDYQRAQDEALTKRQLLEQTLKDLEYELEAKSHLKDDRSRLVKQMEDKVSQLEMELEEERNNSDLLSERITRSREQMEQMRSELLQERALKQDLECDKISLERQNKDLKSRIIHLEGSYRSSKEGLVVQMEARIAELEDRLENEERDRASLQLSNRRLERKVKELVMQVDDEHLSLTDQKDQLSLRLKAMKRQVEEAEEEIDRLESSKKKLQRELEEQMDVNEQLQGQLNSMKKDLRLKKLPSKVLDDTDDDDLSTDGGSLHEAPLSYTFPKDSAATSQI
- the CGNL1 gene encoding cingulin-like protein 1 isoform X2; its protein translation is MELYFGEYQHVQQEYGVHLRLASDDSKKPRNSQHSKAGSYGVSIRVQGIDGHPYIVLNNTERCLAGTSFPENGPPFPSPVRSNLPLHSSNGSVLEESSAEELQLPENPYAQPSPVRNLKQSSLFEGKNGVLERKEGPMKPSHVLNFQRHPELLQPYDPEKNESNLQNHQPPEHNWLNTLTEEGTNNKKAWTCFPKPGSSQPTSPPLEDAGKSGVTAIRLCSSVVIDDPKKQTSVCVNVESCTGEALVGEAPSPSGRSPTAHSPHTHPEAKKARPDVLPFRRQDSAGPVLDGARSRRSSSSSATPTSANSLYRFLLDDQECAIHADNVNRHENRRYIPFLPGTGRDIDTGSIPGVDQLIEKFDQKPGLQRRGRPGKRNRINPEDRKRSRSVDSAFPFGLQGNSEYLSEFSRNLGKSSEHLLRPSQVCPQRSPAQEHRGRQSVGRAFAKLQGAHLRPAQQSKDGKAPANRGGRESTNTRVSSPPAQNKKEDEIKTATATLMLQNRALATSPDSGAKKISVKTFTSASNTQATPDLLKGQQELTQQTNEETAKQILYNYLKEGSTDNDDATKRKVNLVFEKIQTLKSRAAGSTQGNNQASNSSSEVRDLLEQKNKLTTEVAELQRQLQLEVKNQQNIKEERERMKANLEELQGQHDSKVEENSMLQQRLEESEGELRKNLEELFQVKMEREQHQTEIRDLQDQLSEMHDELDSAKRSEDREKGALIEELLQAKQDLQDLLIAKEEQEDLLRKRERELTALKGALKEEVSSHDLEMDKLKEQYDAELQALRESVEEATKNVEVLASRSNTSEQSQLGAEMHVKALQEENEKLRESIEELEQSVARLQRQIADMKDDEVKAKERLTKCERENRQLEEALVNARKEEREATSVRRTLEGELEDVQRNLSRATQEQKQLSEKLKDETEQKEQLRRLKNEMENERWHLDKTIEKLQKEMRLMEEELRDYQRAQDEALTKRQLLEQTLKDLEYELEAKSHLKDDRSRLVKQMEDKVSQLEMELEEERNNSDLLSERITRSREQMEQMRSELLQERALKQDLECDKISLERQNKDLKSRIIHLEGSYRSSKEGLVVQMEARIAELEDRLENEERDRASLQLSNRRLERKVKELVMQVDDEHLSLTDQKDQLSLRLKAMKRQVEEAEEEIDRLESSKKKLQRELEEQMDVNEQLQGQLNSMKKDLRLKKLPSKVLDDTDDDDLSTDGGSLHEAPLSYTFPKDSAATSQI